A stretch of bacterium DNA encodes these proteins:
- a CDS encoding SDR family NAD(P)-dependent oxidoreductase, producing the protein MTPEIGTVLITGANSGIGREIAFQLAARGARLILACRDGEAGARAVEDIRWEHEHASVELRQVDVASRESIRTLAFRLRREGRPLDVLVNNAGVHVPGRRPSPDGVELTFATNVLGYFLTSLELLDLLEAGAEGRGGRPARIVNVASTFALAPDLEDLQFEHHPFDGSRAYAQSKACNRMLTRALARRVVARGVTVNAMAPGLVQTGLFREVGPLTRLALRAAGLFRGRTVQQGADTAVWLATDPGLDGATGGFYQRRQEVSCQFRDEEREERLWSLCEELTGSRLAPA; encoded by the coding sequence ATGACCCCTGAAATCGGCACCGTCCTCATCACCGGGGCGAACTCGGGCATCGGGCGCGAGATCGCCTTTCAACTGGCCGCCCGCGGCGCCCGTCTCATCCTGGCCTGCCGTGACGGCGAGGCCGGTGCCCGCGCCGTGGAGGATATCCGCTGGGAGCACGAGCACGCCTCCGTCGAGCTGCGCCAGGTGGACGTGGCCAGCCGCGAGAGCATCCGCACCCTGGCCTTCCGTCTGCGCCGGGAGGGCCGGCCGCTGGACGTGCTGGTCAACAACGCGGGCGTGCACGTGCCGGGCCGCCGTCCCAGCCCGGACGGCGTCGAGCTGACCTTCGCCACCAACGTGCTGGGCTACTTCCTGACCAGCCTCGAACTGCTCGACCTGCTGGAGGCGGGCGCCGAGGGGCGCGGCGGGCGGCCGGCGCGCATCGTCAATGTGGCCTCCACTTTCGCCCTGGCCCCCGACCTGGAGGACCTGCAGTTCGAGCACCACCCCTTCGACGGCAGTCGCGCCTACGCCCAGTCCAAGGCCTGCAACCGCATGTTGACCCGCGCCCTGGCCCGCCGTGTCGTCGCCCGCGGCGTGACCGTGAACGCCATGGCCCCCGGCCTGGTGCAGACCGGGCTCTTCCGCGAAGTGGGTCCGCTGACCCGCCTGGCCCTGCGCGCCGCCGGCCTCTTCCGGGGGCGCACCGTGCAGCAGGGGGCCGACACCGCCGTCTGGCTGGCGACGGATCCCGGCCTCGATGGCGCCACCGGTGGCTTCTACCAGCGGCGGCAGGAAGTCTCCTGCCAGTTCCGCGACGAGGAGCGTGAAGAACGGTTGTGGAGTCTGTGCGAGGAGCTGACGGGGTCCCGGCTTGCCCCGGCATGA